Proteins found in one Clostridia bacterium genomic segment:
- a CDS encoding nitrogenase iron-molybdenum protein subunit alpha has translation MSYYEQGVPPVRDTRLQIGDAYAGHAADLVRCAREGCLLLKGRSFWQAGSCQMALTLMMATTVENSVIVLHAPGGCGAYLHQISFQAAKGWRQRGKAVPPVPWLTTNLTEADVIGGGEKKLRETIEYADREFRPEIIFVVVTCAPSIIGDDVEEVIRQVRSTVSAEVVSLHCAGFRTRVVASAYDAFYHGLLRGLELSPKPWVDFRPLNPHLAENELAEKQYRYQKSRTVNVWNATSIGPQDEREVERLLKALGLKVRFYAEYSSRDELRQVTEAALNVSLCNVHDDYMLKYLQEKFGMPYVIAGMPVGFRHTRHWLRQIAAHFGLEEEATRLADYEERLAREAMEPWLAQVQGKRVLICGGVVRAGAEATALAELGFEVIGIRTYHYDEGAEPVMAEVAAALGETPVTVSNQMFELTHQIKTLKPDLVISHNGTQGYIAKLGVPSIQLFDVDRVFFGYTGLYQILRRIVFELKNTSYRERLARHVKLPYKQGFFEGDTFKYIKD, from the coding sequence ATGAGTTATTACGAACAAGGCGTGCCGCCGGTGCGAGACACCAGGCTTCAGATTGGAGACGCCTACGCCGGTCACGCCGCCGACCTGGTGCGCTGCGCCCGGGAAGGGTGCCTGCTCCTCAAGGGGCGCAGCTTTTGGCAGGCCGGTTCCTGCCAGATGGCTTTGACTCTCATGATGGCCACTACAGTGGAGAACTCCGTCATCGTGCTGCATGCCCCGGGGGGATGCGGGGCCTACCTGCACCAGATTTCCTTTCAAGCGGCGAAAGGGTGGAGGCAGCGGGGCAAAGCGGTACCACCCGTACCCTGGCTGACCACCAACCTCACGGAAGCGGATGTCATCGGCGGCGGGGAAAAGAAACTGCGGGAAACCATCGAGTACGCGGACCGGGAGTTTCGCCCCGAGATCATCTTCGTGGTGGTCACCTGCGCCCCCAGCATCATCGGCGATGACGTGGAGGAGGTGATCCGGCAGGTCCGGTCCACGGTGTCCGCGGAGGTGGTCAGTCTACACTGCGCCGGTTTCCGCACCCGGGTGGTGGCCAGCGCCTATGACGCCTTTTACCACGGCCTCCTGCGGGGTTTGGAGTTGTCCCCAAAGCCCTGGGTGGATTTCCGTCCTTTAAACCCTCATCTTGCGGAAAACGAACTGGCGGAGAAGCAGTACCGGTATCAAAAAAGCCGTACGGTAAATGTCTGGAACGCCACCAGTATCGGTCCTCAGGATGAGCGGGAAGTGGAGCGGTTGCTGAAGGCCCTGGGACTGAAGGTGCGGTTTTATGCCGAATACTCTTCCCGGGACGAACTGCGGCAGGTGACGGAGGCGGCCTTGAACGTCAGCCTGTGCAACGTCCATGACGATTACATGCTGAAATACCTGCAGGAGAAGTTCGGCATGCCCTATGTGATTGCCGGCATGCCCGTGGGATTCCGGCATACCAGGCACTGGTTGCGGCAAATCGCGGCCCATTTCGGTCTGGAAGAGGAAGCGACCCGCCTGGCGGACTACGAGGAGAGGCTCGCGCGGGAGGCCATGGAGCCCTGGCTGGCGCAGGTGCAAGGCAAACGAGTGCTAATCTGCGGCGGTGTGGTGCGGGCCGGGGCGGAAGCGACGGCTCTGGCGGAGCTGGGCTTTGAGGTGATTGGCATCCGGACCTACCATTACGACGAAGGGGCGGAGCCGGTCATGGCAGAGGTGGCGGCGGCCTTGGGGGAAACGCCGGTGACGGTGAGCAACCAGATGTTTGAGTTAACCCACCAGATCAAGACCTTGAAGCCGGACCTGGTGATCTCCCATAACGGCACCCAGGGGTATATCGCCAAGCTGGGGGTCCCGTCCATCCAGCTCTTCGACGTGGACCGGGTGTTCTTCGGGTACACGGGCTTATACCAGATCCTGCGGCGGATTGTGTTCGAGCTGAAAAACACTTCCTACCGGGAAAGACTGGCCCGGCACGTTAAGCTGCCGTATAAGCAGGGTTTCTTTGAAGGGGACACCTTCAAGTATATTAA